The sequence catattttgctattcggataggcaataatattgatagaaaatttctcgaaatttcaattttcgttaggtcagtctgtaaacacgtcctcgcgggcgagatagtaaaaagaaaaaaaaagtaaaaatagttaccaagatgagattcgaacacacgactactcccgtgtcggtgctcagagaggcaaaaatttccattcttgtaggacacatttgcgttttaatacaagctcacgagcttgtaacaagCTTTTCCTTTTGAAAGAATACTAAATGTAAATCTGTATGTACCTTTTTTAGTTTCTTTGTAATTTAAAAACTGATTTACCAACAGGCACTCCCCAGCTTTATGAGATTTACGGACAAAAAGGGCGTAACTTTTTCACAAATTCTCGCTTTATGTACGGAAAAACCCCGCAAAATTAACGACCAGTTCTCAGCACTTAAAGGACTTGAAGACTAAaatcgttacataaaaaatttaatatcttCTCTGATACTTGCTCAATTGTTTTTAATTCCGTTTTTGCTAAGTTTTGATACCTAAAAACTCTAATCCGACATATTGTATATCGGATTTCTTTGGATTTTGCTAATAACGTCACGCTAAAGATACCCGTACTAATTTATGCCTTATGTCTGATACTACAATTGTGCTACATTTTATGTCATACGTATTCCTCTTACAATTTATGGACAGTGAAAGTTAATGCCAAAAAGCCTATACCAAATAGAGTTAACAAAAGAGCCTCCTATTTGATAAAAACACCCTTAAAATATGATATTTGATTCAATGGTCGCACTGCAAATTGATAGATTCTACAAAAGTCCAGTAAAAATAGgattaaataaaatttgactTAAAGACAGTCGTAAATAATACCAAGAGAAGAAGGAATTTGTTGCAGTTATCAAAAcgacattattttatttaaagatgAATATGCaggacatatttttttattcttagttTCTGTATGCCCTGCCAAAATAATCACCTGACactttaaaatgtaaataaaaccaATGACACTTTAAAatgtaacaagaagccctgggggctctaagaatttccgagcgctaccaaaatatttgatgaaaacctgctaattcgttgtgttattgtgccaaacattcgaaggggtttggtgcatgaacctctgaagataaagcccatcagtgacattatatcttagaaCAAACGCAAataaaacgaaacgtgtcataataaactcacattttaaaagaaattgctaacaaaaaatacagcctatcattcatggttgaaagtcttgcgattgaaacgttgatggtcttaaacggcattagttgacaaaaaatcaaaattttgatgtgaccatcattttcagcatactttttttattaactgtgtcaatttttgtcgaaaataaagcagttttaatttttggaccaattttggcctaaaatgacatttaggtaacaagaaatcaaaattttgatgtcaccatcatgtttagcatactttatttgtttactgtgccaaattttgttaaaaataaagtagttttaatttttggaccaattttggcctgaaatgacatttaggtaagaagaaatcaaaattttgatgtcaccatcatgttcagcatactttttttgttaattgtgccaaaatttgtcaaaaataaagtagttttaattttaagaccaattttggcctaaaataacatttaggtaacaagaaatcaaaattttgatgtcaccatcatgttcagcatactttatttgtttactgtgccaaattttgttgaaaataaagtagttcttatttttggaccaattttggcctaaaatgacatttaggtgacaaaaatcaaaattattatgtcaccattatgttcagcatactttttttgttaactgtgtcaaattttgtcgaaaaacaaataccaattttggcctgaagcatcaatactagacttctcagtagttaaggagcttgagtacgaagtttacatctgtgacggaccaacgtgaaatcccagggtcgattttttctcaaaaaatgctccgaaagaaaaaacgacggttttaaagaatttcctacgccttcgggcgcggaaattcaataacgaTGCTCGTATCTGTTCCATaaattgttttctattttgcagGTGAGCCGCCATTTTGCGTTCTTTCGCAAGAATAACGAACTAAGAGATACTTAGGAATACCGGGACAAGGTTCACCAAACAAGTCTGTAGGTACACGAAAGGAACAATCTGGTCTTCCTTGACAATTTAATTTAACACGACTTAAGGCGGAGCTTGTTTGACATGTTTTCGTTGCTGTGGAATTCAGTCCTGGACAGAAATCGGGTGAAAGTCGACCAAATTCAGCGTGATCGATGTGGATTTGATTATAACACTGTATGTTGAGTGATTTACCATTGCAACTCACAACCTCACGTATAGGAAGTTTCCTGAAAATTATGAAAAGAGaaattatgtttttaaacattttcttttgtatttgCACAGATGTGTCTCTCAACTTTTTAACATCGACCGGACTTGGAAAAGATGACACACCTAATCGAGGTTATTCTTAGTATTACAATTTACTTTTAGTCAAAAAGGTCGGAGATTAATTTTGTGAACCCTTTTCTGCGATCTCGAGCCTAAGAATTACTCAAGATCAGACTCGGGATGATGTCGCAGATTTCACGAAAATCAGATACAGatttaaatattatattgtCTAGATATTGGCGGACAATTATATCCATTGCTTTTAAACAGACAAGAGAtatatttttgttaatattACATCACCCTTTCTTATTAAGAAATTGGAAGGATACATTTAGGTGTTTTCTTCTCACCTGCAGTGATAATGAATTTCCAAATATTTTGGAACACCGCGGCACAAGTCTCCACCAAACTTTCGAACCGTTGCATCTACTGAACATTTTCTGAAATAGTCACACTCAATACCCACACGATAACGCGAGTACATTGTTCGACACGATGTGGTAGCATTCGAGTTTAACCCCGGACAAACTTCTGATGACAGCCGACCGAAATTAGCATAGGCAGTCTCGATCTCAGTCCCAGGTGGGCATTCTATAtgtgcttttttattttcacatgCTACAACCCTGTGTATAAAATTGCAAGTGGggaaataaaaatgatattacagtaaaaaaatattttaagtcaATTCTGATGAAGTATTTTCCTATCATTTGTACTTTATATAGGTATTGCAAAGAAAACAGCAAGGTTATATTAtacgttttattttttgtaaacaacaagtttATAAGCAACCAGTTTATAAGCAACCAGTTTGTAAGCAAGTGTACTAGAATCTGAAAGATTGACAAGCAACTTTAGTATCAGTATTATTAACCAACAATTTCTTGTTGAAGCAGAAGTTATATACCAAATCAAAAGCAAGGTTCTATTTCCCCCTAAAAATTGTCGTTTGTGGTTATCCacggtatttatttttttattttcacgcaCTTAACTTAACCGACAACTATTTATTGTGTGAGTATTATGTAAAGATTTAATACCAAATAAAACATTTGTGAGTGAAATTTAACTAATTTTTAACAAgatttctctctctctctctctctctctctctctctctctctctctatctctctctctctctctctctctctctctctctctctctctctctctctctctctctc is a genomic window of Hydractinia symbiolongicarpus strain clone_291-10 chromosome 14, HSymV2.1, whole genome shotgun sequence containing:
- the LOC130626048 gene encoding L-rhamnose-binding lectin CSL3-like; this encodes MEKNNSTLLMISCALLIQTGACLNLKFACESTQLELNCPRNTVVNISTVEYGRSGYLATHVCRGKNWQQNSNCQAPNSFKVVSERCNGGQSCIVPASNSLFGDPCPGVEKVLQVKYSCLKRVVACENKKAHIECPPGTEIETAYANFGRLSSEVCPGLNSNATTSCRTMYSRYRVGIECDYFRKCSVDATVRKFGGDLCRGVPKYLEIHYHCRKLPIREVVSCNGKSLNIQCYNQIHIDHAEFGRLSPDFCPGLNSTATKTCQTSSALSRVKLNCQGRPDCSFRVPTDLFGEPCPGIPKYLLVRYSCERTQNGGSPAK